One window of the Acaryochloris sp. CCMEE 5410 genome contains the following:
- a CDS encoding RidA family protein, which translates to MSHDVIRTDHAPAPVGPYNQAIRAQGAMVFASGQIALDPASGALVGGDDVAQQTEQVMKNLEAVLTAAGVGWAQVVKTTVFLADMNDFATVNGVYARYFDEATAPARACVEVARLPKDVLVEIDCIAVA; encoded by the coding sequence ATGTCCCATGATGTGATTCGTACCGATCATGCTCCTGCTCCGGTCGGTCCCTATAACCAAGCCATTCGTGCTCAAGGGGCAATGGTATTCGCATCAGGGCAAATTGCCTTAGATCCCGCTTCGGGTGCTTTAGTGGGTGGTGATGATGTGGCCCAGCAGACGGAGCAAGTGATGAAAAATTTGGAGGCTGTCTTGACTGCGGCAGGCGTGGGCTGGGCCCAGGTGGTCAAAACGACGGTTTTCCTAGCAGATATGAATGATTTTGCTACGGTGAATGGTGTGTATGCCCGTTATTTTGATGAAGCCACTGCCCCCGCCCGTGCCTGTGTGGAAGTCGCCCGGTTACCTAAGGATGTCTTGGTCGAAATCGACTGTATTGCCGTAGCCTAG
- a CDS encoding type II toxin-antitoxin system RelE/ParE family toxin produces the protein MTDSYSLQIAKPVVKSLKKLPLKVFKQIMIKVLALQADPKPQDCKALKGYPGGYRVDQGEYRILYTIEGQTVSIFRVGKRNDGEVYRNL, from the coding sequence ATGACTGATTCATACAGTCTGCAGATTGCTAAGCCTGTTGTTAAATCCTTAAAGAAACTGCCTCTCAAGGTGTTTAAGCAAATTATGATCAAAGTCTTGGCATTGCAAGCAGACCCCAAACCTCAAGATTGCAAAGCGCTGAAAGGCTATCCTGGTGGTTATCGCGTGGACCAGGGAGAATATCGCATCCTCTATACCATTGAAGGGCAGACGGTATCGATCTTTCGGGTAGGCAAGCGCAATGACGGGGAAGTGTATCGGAATCTCTAG
- a CDS encoding tRNA (5-methylaminomethyl-2-thiouridine)(34)-methyltransferase MnmD has product MDSADQLTPQPTGDGSFTFYSQAFGEAFHSHYGAHQEAMGKFVYPTLLPEKAKQGSVKILDVCYGLGYNTAAALETIWQMNPECQVQVYALELNPVVPRAAMAEGRSLTIANAGLQTWSPRVQTYLNTLAQDLEIQAPDCQAHLLIGDARQTLQVVQKQPFLADAIFLDPFSPPNCPQLWTVEFFQLLSQCLHPQGRLATYSCAAAVRTGLMAAGFAIAASPPVGRRTTGTLAGFTLTDCLALSLQEQEHLQTVAAIPYHDPQLNDPASTILTRRQQAQKQSSLEPTKVWKKRWQKSS; this is encoded by the coding sequence ATGGATAGTGCGGATCAGCTGACTCCCCAGCCTACTGGAGACGGTTCTTTTACGTTCTATTCCCAAGCGTTTGGAGAAGCCTTCCACAGTCACTATGGTGCCCATCAGGAAGCAATGGGGAAGTTTGTCTATCCCACCTTGTTACCGGAAAAAGCAAAGCAGGGATCGGTCAAGATTCTAGATGTTTGCTATGGGTTGGGATATAACACCGCTGCGGCTTTGGAGACGATATGGCAGATGAATCCTGAGTGCCAGGTGCAAGTTTATGCCCTCGAACTGAATCCCGTGGTACCGAGAGCTGCGATGGCCGAAGGCCGGTCTTTGACCATCGCAAATGCCGGATTGCAAACGTGGTCCCCCCGAGTGCAGACCTATTTAAACACCTTGGCGCAAGATTTAGAGATTCAAGCTCCCGATTGTCAGGCGCACTTACTCATAGGTGATGCTCGCCAAACCCTTCAGGTCGTTCAGAAACAGCCATTTCTCGCAGATGCGATCTTTCTCGATCCGTTTTCTCCACCAAACTGTCCGCAGCTTTGGACGGTGGAGTTTTTTCAGCTGTTAAGTCAATGTCTGCATCCCCAAGGGCGCTTGGCGACGTATTCCTGTGCAGCGGCAGTGCGGACGGGATTGATGGCAGCAGGATTTGCGATCGCAGCGAGTCCCCCTGTAGGTCGGCGCACGACTGGAACTCTTGCCGGGTTTACCCTCACTGATTGTCTGGCCTTATCGCTTCAAGAGCAAGAGCATTTGCAAACAGTAGCTGCGATTCCTTATCACGATCCTCAGCTGAACGATCCTGCCTCTACCATTCTGACTCGACGCCAGCAAGCGCAAAAACAGTCCTCTTTAGAACCCACCAAAGTTTGGAAAAAACGGTGGCAAAAGTCCTCCTAG
- a CDS encoding pentapeptide repeat-containing protein produces the protein MSQIQIESDLSHADLLQLVCRGSDVWNQWRTENSHKSINLPLADLSNASLSNANLSHINFSFAILEGADLSGADLRGTDLSEANLNNAHLARANLKGAKILDETQIDPKWRLVHALVTEGGESKDLCNVNLRAANLRDAILSSADLSGANLSWSDLCEANLSDAILRDANLILAMLERANLNGANLSNANLRTANLSYTNLSSADLFGADLFVANLSSANLREADFNGANLSNANLDSADLSNANLSNANLIGADLSHVNLSNASLRGSNFSNANLSNANLDGADLSNANFRGTNLSGANLSNANLIDADLLDANLFNATLDGIDLFETTLTTSTGVRR, from the coding sequence ATGAGTCAGATTCAGATCGAAAGTGATTTAAGCCATGCTGATTTACTGCAGCTTGTCTGCCGTGGTTCTGATGTTTGGAATCAGTGGCGTACTGAAAACTCCCATAAGAGTATTAACCTGCCTCTGGCAGACCTCAGCAATGCCAGCCTTAGCAATGCCAATCTCAGCCATATCAACTTCAGCTTTGCCATCCTCGAAGGGGCCGATCTAAGTGGCGCTGATCTCAGAGGTACCGATCTGAGTGAAGCGAATCTAAATAATGCCCACCTTGCCCGTGCCAATCTCAAAGGTGCCAAAATTTTGGATGAAACGCAGATTGATCCGAAATGGAGGTTAGTCCATGCATTAGTGACAGAAGGTGGAGAAAGTAAAGATCTCTGCAACGTTAACCTGCGTGCCGCCAATCTGCGGGATGCCATTCTCAGCAGTGCTGATCTAAGTGGGGCGAACCTCAGTTGGTCTGACCTTTGCGAGGCTAACCTCAGTGATGCCATCTTGAGGGATGCGAATCTGATTTTGGCGATGCTTGAACGTGCCAATCTCAATGGTGCGAACCTCAGCAATGCCAATCTTCGCACTGCGAACTTGAGTTATACCAACCTCAGCAGTGCAGACCTCTTCGGTGCTGATCTGTTTGTTGCCAACTTGAGCAGTGCCAACCTGCGAGAAGCTGACTTCAATGGTGCGAACCTCAGCAACGCTAACTTGGATAGTGCCGACCTCAGCAATGCGAATCTCAGCAATGCCAACCTGATCGGTGCCGATCTGAGTCATGTGAATCTCAGCAACGCCAGTCTCCGAGGCTCTAACTTCAGCAATGCGAATCTCAGCAATGCCAACCTAGACGGTGCCGACTTGAGCAATGCTAATTTCCGAGGAACGAACCTCAGTGGTGCGAATCTCAGCAATGCCAATCTGATCGACGCCGATCTTTTGGATGCTAACCTCTTCAATGCCACCCTCGATGGTATTGACCTTTTTGAGACTACGCTCACGACATCAACTGGCGTCAGGCGATGA